In Pongo abelii isolate AG06213 chromosome 15, NHGRI_mPonAbe1-v2.0_pri, whole genome shotgun sequence, a single window of DNA contains:
- the LOC100436570 gene encoding LOW QUALITY PROTEIN: ELAV-like protein 1 (The sequence of the model RefSeq protein was modified relative to this genomic sequence to represent the inferred CDS: inserted 1 base in 1 codon) yields MSNGYEDRMAEDCRGDIGRTNLIVNYLPQNMTQDELRSLFRSIGEAESAKRIRDKVAGHSLGYGFVNYVTAKDAERAINTLNGLRLQSKTIKVSYARPSSEVIKDANLYISGLPRTMTQKDVEDMFSRFGRIINSRVXTGLSRGVAFIRFDKRWEAEEAITSFNGHKPPGSSEPITVKFAANSNQNKNVALLSQLYHSPARRFGGPVHHQAQRCRFSPMGVDHMSGLSGVNVPGNASSGWCILIYNLGQDADEGILWQMFGPFGAVTNVKVIRDFNTNKCKGFGFVTMTNYEEAAMAIASLNGYRLGDKILQVSFKTNKSHK; encoded by the exons atgtctaaTGGTTATGAAGACCGCATGGCCGAAGACTGCAGGGGTGACATCGGGAGAACGAATTTGATCGTCAACTACCTCCCTCAGAACATGACCCAGGATGAGTTACGAAGCCTGTTCAGGAGCATTGGTGAAGCTGAATCTGCAAAACGTATTCGGGATAAAGTAGCAGGACACAGCTTGGGCTATGGCTTTGTGAACTACGTGACCGCGAAGGATGCAGAGAGAGCAATCAACACGCTGAACGGCTTGAGGCTCCAGTCAAAAACCATTAAGGTGTCATATGCTCGCCCGAGCTCAGAGGTGATCAAAGACGCCAACTTGTACATCAGCGGGCTCCCGCGGACCATGACCCAGAAGGACGTAGAAGACATGTTCTCTCGGTTTGGGCGGATCATCAACTCGCGGG CTACAGGTTTGTCCAGAGGGGTTGCGTTTATCCGGTTTGACAAACGGTGGGAGGCAGAAGAGGCAATTACCAGTTTCAATGGTCATAAACCCCCAGGTTCCTCTGAGCCCATCACAGTGAAGTTTGCAGCCAACTCCAACCAGAACAAAAACGTGGCACTCCTCTCGCAGCTGTACCACTCGCCAGCGCGACGGTTCGGAGGCCCCGTTCACCACCAGGCGCAGAGATGCAGGTTCTCCCCCATGGGCGTCGATCACATGAGCGGGCTCTCTGGCGTCAACGTGCCGGGAAACGCCTCCTCCGGCTGGTGCATCCTCATCTACAACCTGGGGCAGGACGCCGACGAGGGGATCCTCTGGCAGATGTTTGGGCCGTTTGGCGCCGTCACCAATGTGAAAGTGATCCGCGACTTCAACACCAACAAGTGCAAAGGGTTTGGCTTTGTGACCATGACAAACTATGAAGAAGCCGCGATGGCCATAGCCAGCCTGAACGGCTACCGCCTGGGGGACAAAATCTTACAGGTTTCCTTCAAAACCAACAAGTCCCACAAATAA